In the Streptomyces spororaveus genome, CACAGCAGCCGCAGCAGCCCCAGCAGTACCCGCAGGGCCAGTACCCGCAGCAGCAGTACGCCCAGCAGCAGCAGGCACAGCAGCCCCAGCCGCAGCAGCCCGTGTACGACAGCCAGGGCTGGGACACCGGCCAGGGCCAGTACGCGGCGCCCGCGCAGGCGGACCAGTACGCGGGCGTGGACCCCTACACCCAGCAGCCCGTGGCGGGCTACCCCGGTGAGGCCCCCGACCTCTACAGCACCGAAGACGCCTACGCGCCGCCGCAGCCCCCGGGCCGGCGTCACCTGGAGCCGGAGCCCGTCGAGGAGCCGGAAGCGGCGGAAGAGCCGGAGAAGGACCTGCCCACCGCCGACGGAGGCCGCGACGACGACGGGGCCGACGACGGCGACGGACGCCGGGGCGGCCGCTCCAAGAGCGACAAGCCCAAGAAGCGCAGCGGCACGGCCTGCCTGGTCGCCGCGGTCGTCATCCTCGGCGTGGTCGGCGGTGGCGGCTACTACGGCTACAACTACATCAAGGCCAGGTTCAGCTCCGCCGAGGACTTCGCGGGCGACGGAACCGGCGAGATCGTCGAGGTCGAGATCCCCAAGGGCTCGGGCCTCCTGCAGATGGGCCTGATCCTCAAGAAGGCGGGCGTCGTCGCCAGCGGGCAGGCGTTCGCCGACGCCGCGGCCAAGCTGCCTCCGGGCAAGGCCATCCAGGCCGGTGTCTACCCGCTCAGGAAGAAGATGTCGGCGGCGTCCGCCGTCGAGGTGATGAGCGACCCCACGAAGCTGAACGTCGTCACCGTCACTGAGGGCATGCGCAACACCGCGGTGTACGCGGCGATCGACAAGAAGCTGGGCCAGCAGGAGGGCACCACCGCCGAGATCGCCAAGCGCGAGATCAAGAACCTCGGCCTGCCGGCCTGGGCGAACAACAACCCGAAGCTCATCGACCCGCTCGAAGGCTTCCTGTACCCGGCGCGCTACGACCTCAGCAAGGACAGCACTCCCGACTCCCTGCTGAAGCAGATGGTCAAGAACGCGACCGACAAGTACGCGGAACTGGGCATCGAGGGCAAGGCCAAGGAACTGGGCCTGGAGAATCCGCTCCAGGTGGTCACGGTCGCCAGCCTCGTCAACGCCGAGGGCAAGAACCACGACGACTTCCGCAAGATGGCCGAAGTGGTCTACAACCGCCTCAAGAAGACCAACGACGTCACGAACCAGAAGCTCCAGTTCGACTCGACGTACAACTACGTCAAGAACCAGAGCGAGATCAACTTCAACCTGAAGGAAGCCCAGGCCTTCGACCACCCCTACAACACGCACTTCGTCAGGGGACTGCCCACCGGCCCGATCAACAACCCGGGCCTGGACGCGCTGACCGCTACGCTCAACCCGGACCACGGTGGCTGGATGTTCTTCGTGTCGGTCGACGGCAAGACCACGACCTTCACCAAGACCTACGAAGAGCACACGAAGCTGGCCAACGAGTTCCAGGAACGGCAGAAGCAGAAGAACGGCGGATAGCAGGACATGTCACGCATAAGGGCCGCGGTGTTGGGTTCGCCCATCGAGCACTCCCTCTCACCGGTGCTGCACCGCGCCGCTTATCAGGAGCTCGGCCTCGACGACTGGTCGTACGACCGCTTCGAGATCGACGAGGCCGCGCTCCCGCAGTTCGTGGCAGGACTCGGCCCCGAGTGGGCCGGGCTGTCCCTGACCATGCCGCTCAAGCGGGCGATCATCCCGCTGCTGGACGGCATCAGCGACACGGCCGCCTCCGTCGAGACGGTCAACACGGTCGTCTTCACCGAGGACGGCCGGCGCCTCGGCGACAACACCGACATCCCCGGGATCGTCGCCGCGCTCCACGAGCGCGGCGTCGAGAAGGTGCCCTCCGCCGCCGTTCTCGGCGCGGGGGCCACCGCCTCCTCGGCGCTCGCCGCCCTCGCGCGGATCTGCTCCGGCGAGGTCACCGCGTACGTCCGCTCGGCGGCCCGCGCCGACGAGATGCGGCAGTGGGGCGAGCGCCTCGGCGTACCCGTCCGCACGGCCGACTGGTCCGAGGCGGCCGCGGCGCTGTCCGCGCCCCTGGTGATCGCCACCACCCCGGCCGGTACCACCGACGCCCTGGCCGCGTCCGTACCCGAAGGGGCGGGCACCCTCTTCGACGTCCTGTACGACCCCTGGCCGACCGCGCTGGCCGCCGCCTGGTCGCGCCGGGGCGGCCAGGTCGTCGGCGGACTGGACCTCCTCGTCCACCAGGCCGTGCTCCAGGTCGAGCGGATGACGGGCCGGACCCCGGGCCCGCTCGCCGCCATGAGGGCCGCAGGAGAGCGGGCGCTGGCCGCCCGTTAGGCTTTGGGCCTACTTGTTCGCGGGGGGCGGCATGGACGGCATGGACGGAAACGGCACCGACGAGGTACTCGCGTCGAAGTGGGACCTCCCCTTCGTCGTCTTCGCCATGGCCAGAGTGACCTTCGGCGGCCTGCCCCTGTGGGCCAAGGCCCTGATCATCGGAATCCTCGGTTCCGTCATTCTCTGGTACGGGATCACCTGGCGGCGCGAGCGCGGCCGGCGGGCCCGCTGACGTCCCGCAACGTCCGATAGCTGGACCGGGGCCCGATAAACCCCTCCGGACATGGGAGGATCGGGTGAGGCGGGTCCGGGCCGCGCACCCGATCGCGCCGTCGCTGTACCAGGCGCGAGCATGAGGAGCATCGTTGAGCAGGTTGCGTTGGCTGACCGCAGGAGAGTCGCACGGACCGGCACTGGTCGCGACGCTGGAGGGCCTTCCCGCCGGCGTCCCGGTCACCACCGAGCTGGTGGCCGATCACCTGGCCCGGCGCCGGCTCGGCTATGGCCGCGGTGCCCGGATGAAGTTCGAACAGGACGAGATCACCTTCCTCGGCGGCGTCCGCCACGGCCTGTCCCAGGGCTCCCCGATCGCGGTCATGATCGGCAACACCGAGTGGCCCAAGTGGGAGACCGTCATGTCGGCCGACCCGGTCGACCCCTCGCTGCTCAAGGAAACCGGCCGCAATGCGCCGCTGACCCGTCCGCGCCCCGGCCACGCCGACCTCGCGGGCATGCAGAAGTACGGCTTCGACGAGGCTCGGCCCATCCTGGAGCGCGCCAGCGCCCGTGAGACCGCCGCCCGCGTCGCCCTCGGCGCCGTCGCCCGCTCCTTCATCAAGGAGGTCGCCGGCATCGAGATCGTCTCGCACGTGGTCGAACTGGCCGCGGCCAAGGCCCCGTACGGCGTCTACCCGACCCCCGCCGACGTCGACAAGCTCGACGCCGACCCGGTGCGCTGCCTCGACGCGGACGCGAGCAAGGCGATGGTCGCGGAGATCGACCAGGCCCACAAGGACGGTGACACCCTCGGCGGCGTCGTCGAGGTGCTGGCCTACGGAGTCCCGGTCGGCCTCGGCTCGCACGTCCACTGGGACCGCCGGCTCGACGCCCGCCTCGCCGCCGCCCTCATGGGCATCCAGGCCATCAAGGGCGTCGAGGTCGGCGACGGCTTCGAGCTCGCCCGCGTGCCCGGCTCCAAGGCGCACGACGAGATCGTCTCCACCCCCGAGGGCATCAAGCGCACCTCCGGCCGCTCAGGCGGCACCGAGGGTGGTCTGACCACCGGCGAACTGCTGCGCGTACGCGCCGCGATGAAGCCCATCGCGACCGTCCCGCGCGCACTGGCGACCGTCGACGTGGCCACCGGCGAGGCGACGGTGGCCCACCACCAGCGCTCCGACGTGTGCGCCGTGCCGGCCGCCGGCATCGTCGCCGAGGCCATGGTCGCCCTCGTCCTGGCCGACGCGGTCGTCGAGAAGTTCGGCGGGGACTCCGTCCCGGAGACCCGCCGCAACGTCCAGGCGTTCCTCGACAACCTGCAGATCCGGTGACGGCCGGACCGCTCGTCGTCCTCGTCGGCCCCATGGGGTCCGGCAAGTCCACGGTGGGGGCGCTGCTCGCCGAGCGGCTCGGCGTCCGCTACCGGGACACCGACGCCGACATCGTCGCGGCCCAGGGCAGGCCGATCTCCGACATCTTCGTCGACGAGGGCGAGCCGTACTTCCGTGAGCTGGAGCGGGAGGCGGTCGCCACCGCCGTCGCCGGGCACACCGGAGTCCTCGCCCTCGGCGGCGGCGCCGTCCTCGACGAGGGCACCCGCGGGCTGCTGGCCGGCCTGCCCGTCGCCTATCTGTCGATGGACGTCGAGGAAGCCGTACGGCGCGTGGGCCTCGGCGCCGCGCGCCCGCTGCTCGCCGTCAACCCGCGCCGCCAGTGGCGCGAGCTGATGGAGGCCAGGCGCCCCCTGTACACCGAAGTCGCGCGCGTCGTCGTGCCCACCGACGACCGCACACCCGAAGAGGTCGCCCAGGCGGTCCTCGACGCTCTGGAGTTGAAGGACGTATGACAGACCAGGTGACGCGGATCCACGTCGGCGCGAGCGCCGGACACGACGCGTACGACGTGCTGGTCGGGCGGCAGCTGCTCGGCGAGCTCGGCTCCCTGATCGGTACGAAGGCCCAGCGGGTCGCCGTGATCCACCCCGAGGCGCTGGCCTCGACCGGTGAGGCACTGCGCGACGACCTGGCCGAGCAGGGCTACGAGGCGGTCGCCATCCAGGTGCCGAACGCCGAGGAGGCCAAGACGGTCGAGGTGGCCGCCTACTGCTGGAAGGCCCTCGGCCAGTCCGGCTTCACCCGCACCGACGTGATCGTCGGCGTCGGCGGCGGAGCCACCACCGACCTCGCGGGCTTCGTCGCGGCCAGCTGGCTGCGCGGGGTGCGCTGGGTCGCCGTACCGACCACCGTCCTCGCGATGGTGGACGCGGCCGTCGGCGGCAAGACCGGCATCAACACCGCCGAGGGCAAGAACCTGGTGGGCGCCTTCCACCCGCCGGCCGGTGTGCTCTGCGACCTGGCGGCCCTGGACTCGCTGCCGGTCAACGACTACGTCAGCGGCCTCGCCGAGATCATCAAGGCCGGATTCATCTCCGACCCGGTGATCCTCGACCTGATCGAGGAGGACCCGGCGGCGGCCCGCACGCCCGAGGGCCCGCACACCGCCGAGCTCATCGTGCGCTCCATCCAGGTCAAGGCCGACGTGGTCTCCAGCGACCTCAAGGAGTCCGGACTCCGCGAGATCCTCAACTACGGCCACACCCTCGCGCACGCCATCGAGAAGAACGAGCGCTACAAGTGGCGGCACGGCGCGGCCGTGTCCGTCGGCATGGTCTTCGCCGCCGAGCTCGGCCGCCTCGCGGGCCGCCTCGACGACGCTACGGCCGACCGGCACAAGGCGGTCCTCGCCTCCGTCGGGCTGCCGCTGACCTACCGCGGCGACCAGTGGTCCAAGCTGCTCCAGACCATGCAGGTCGACAAGAAGTCCCGTGGCAACCTGCTGCGCTTCATCGTCCTCGACGGGCTGGCCAAGCCGACCGTCCTGGAGGGTCCCGACCCGGCGCACCTGGTCGCCGCGTACGGCGAGGTGTCGGCGTGAGCCGCCGCGTGCTCGTGCTGAACGGCCCGAACCTGGGCCGCCTCGGTTCGCGCGAGCCCGATGTGTACGGGGCCACCTCGTACGCGGGCCTGGTGGAGAGCTGCCGTTCGCTGGGCGAGGAGCTCGG is a window encoding:
- the mltG gene encoding endolytic transglycosylase MltG; amino-acid sequence: MTEYGRGRGPETWHPEDPLYGDPGWTGHQTQQGQVPYGGAPQQEYPQEPQYQQEYPQHPQYQQYPEYQQQQQQYPQQQYPQGQQYPQQGQQPQQYQQQAQQPQQPQQYPQGQYPQQQYAQQQQAQQPQPQQPVYDSQGWDTGQGQYAAPAQADQYAGVDPYTQQPVAGYPGEAPDLYSTEDAYAPPQPPGRRHLEPEPVEEPEAAEEPEKDLPTADGGRDDDGADDGDGRRGGRSKSDKPKKRSGTACLVAAVVILGVVGGGGYYGYNYIKARFSSAEDFAGDGTGEIVEVEIPKGSGLLQMGLILKKAGVVASGQAFADAAAKLPPGKAIQAGVYPLRKKMSAASAVEVMSDPTKLNVVTVTEGMRNTAVYAAIDKKLGQQEGTTAEIAKREIKNLGLPAWANNNPKLIDPLEGFLYPARYDLSKDSTPDSLLKQMVKNATDKYAELGIEGKAKELGLENPLQVVTVASLVNAEGKNHDDFRKMAEVVYNRLKKTNDVTNQKLQFDSTYNYVKNQSEINFNLKEAQAFDHPYNTHFVRGLPTGPINNPGLDALTATLNPDHGGWMFFVSVDGKTTTFTKTYEEHTKLANEFQERQKQKNGG
- a CDS encoding shikimate dehydrogenase, with the protein product MSRIRAAVLGSPIEHSLSPVLHRAAYQELGLDDWSYDRFEIDEAALPQFVAGLGPEWAGLSLTMPLKRAIIPLLDGISDTAASVETVNTVVFTEDGRRLGDNTDIPGIVAALHERGVEKVPSAAVLGAGATASSALAALARICSGEVTAYVRSAARADEMRQWGERLGVPVRTADWSEAAAALSAPLVIATTPAGTTDALAASVPEGAGTLFDVLYDPWPTALAAAWSRRGGQVVGGLDLLVHQAVLQVERMTGRTPGPLAAMRAAGERALAAR
- the aroC gene encoding chorismate synthase, which encodes MSRLRWLTAGESHGPALVATLEGLPAGVPVTTELVADHLARRRLGYGRGARMKFEQDEITFLGGVRHGLSQGSPIAVMIGNTEWPKWETVMSADPVDPSLLKETGRNAPLTRPRPGHADLAGMQKYGFDEARPILERASARETAARVALGAVARSFIKEVAGIEIVSHVVELAAAKAPYGVYPTPADVDKLDADPVRCLDADASKAMVAEIDQAHKDGDTLGGVVEVLAYGVPVGLGSHVHWDRRLDARLAAALMGIQAIKGVEVGDGFELARVPGSKAHDEIVSTPEGIKRTSGRSGGTEGGLTTGELLRVRAAMKPIATVPRALATVDVATGEATVAHHQRSDVCAVPAAGIVAEAMVALVLADAVVEKFGGDSVPETRRNVQAFLDNLQIR
- a CDS encoding shikimate kinase, translated to MTAGPLVVLVGPMGSGKSTVGALLAERLGVRYRDTDADIVAAQGRPISDIFVDEGEPYFRELEREAVATAVAGHTGVLALGGGAVLDEGTRGLLAGLPVAYLSMDVEEAVRRVGLGAARPLLAVNPRRQWRELMEARRPLYTEVARVVVPTDDRTPEEVAQAVLDALELKDV
- the aroB gene encoding 3-dehydroquinate synthase, coding for MTDQVTRIHVGASAGHDAYDVLVGRQLLGELGSLIGTKAQRVAVIHPEALASTGEALRDDLAEQGYEAVAIQVPNAEEAKTVEVAAYCWKALGQSGFTRTDVIVGVGGGATTDLAGFVAASWLRGVRWVAVPTTVLAMVDAAVGGKTGINTAEGKNLVGAFHPPAGVLCDLAALDSLPVNDYVSGLAEIIKAGFISDPVILDLIEEDPAAARTPEGPHTAELIVRSIQVKADVVSSDLKESGLREILNYGHTLAHAIEKNERYKWRHGAAVSVGMVFAAELGRLAGRLDDATADRHKAVLASVGLPLTYRGDQWSKLLQTMQVDKKSRGNLLRFIVLDGLAKPTVLEGPDPAHLVAAYGEVSA